Proteins from one Pontibacter korlensis genomic window:
- a CDS encoding NYN domain-containing protein, whose protein sequence is MKNIPKNNKVDKMAMLIDGDNAQPSLIVKLMAEAGKYGAPTIRRIYGDWTTPQMNGWKECLNNHAIQPIQQFRYTVGKNATDSALIIDAMDLLHSGLVDGFCIVSSDSDYTRLATRIREEGTFVMGIGQRKTPKPFVNACNVFIFTENLTDDIDEKIEQSEKGSSDSTSQQRPNPVPLLKEAFTMSADEDGWAHLGMMGTNLRQLDPSFDPRTFGYGQLLQLISAYKDIFIIRKEEDKGRSAVYVKRKESRRRAPRKKSTEAAHNNG, encoded by the coding sequence ATGAAGAATATACCTAAAAACAATAAAGTTGATAAAATGGCTATGCTGATTGATGGCGATAACGCCCAGCCTAGCCTGATTGTAAAGTTGATGGCCGAGGCCGGAAAGTATGGCGCTCCCACTATCCGCCGCATTTATGGCGACTGGACAACTCCTCAGATGAACGGCTGGAAAGAGTGCCTGAACAACCATGCTATACAGCCTATACAGCAGTTCCGTTATACGGTAGGTAAAAATGCCACCGACAGTGCTCTTATCATCGATGCCATGGACCTGCTGCACTCAGGCTTAGTAGATGGCTTTTGCATCGTTTCCTCCGATAGCGATTATACCCGTCTAGCCACTCGTATTCGTGAAGAAGGCACTTTTGTGATGGGCATAGGCCAGCGTAAAACACCCAAGCCTTTCGTGAACGCTTGCAACGTGTTTATCTTTACTGAAAACCTAACGGATGATATTGACGAAAAGATTGAGCAGTCAGAGAAAGGAAGCAGTGACTCTACCAGCCAGCAGCGCCCTAACCCTGTGCCGCTCCTGAAAGAGGCTTTCACTATGTCGGCAGATGAAGATGGCTGGGCACACTTGGGCATGATGGGTACCAACCTACGCCAGCTGGACCCCAGTTTCGATCCACGCACATTCGGCTATGGCCAGCTCCTGCAGCTCATTAGCGCCTATAAAGACATCTTTATCATCCGGAAGGAGGAAGACAAAGGGCGCTCAGCAGTTTATGTAAAGCGGAAAGAAAGCCGCCGACGCGCACCCCGTAAAAAATCCACAGAGGCTGCTCACAATAACGGCTAA
- the hemE gene encoding uroporphyrinogen decarboxylase, which yields MQLKNDLLIRAAKGEAVERTPVWLMRQAGRILPEYRAVRESLSGFKELVETPELAAEVTIQPVDILDVDAAIIFSDILVVPEAMGCTYEMIEKRGPIFPNTVRNEQDLRKLRVADPHEHLHYVLDAIKITKKALNSRVPLIGFAGAPWTILAYMVEGSGSKTFSHARGMLYTNPKLAHQLLRMITDTTISYLQAQVEAGANLIQVFDSWAGILSPAHYREFALPYISEICNAIRNVPVTVFAKGAFFALEDFSKLNCETIGLDWNMEIDKARQQVGPNKTLQGNMDPCLLYSSFDSIQHETIKMLKEFGPHRHIANLGHGVYPDTDPEKVKCFVQTVKEYGTVVGEAKS from the coding sequence ATGCAACTGAAGAATGATCTGCTTATAAGAGCTGCCAAGGGTGAAGCCGTAGAGCGCACTCCGGTTTGGCTCATGCGTCAGGCTGGCCGAATTTTGCCTGAATACCGTGCTGTACGCGAAAGCCTGAGTGGCTTTAAGGAGTTGGTGGAGACACCAGAACTTGCCGCTGAGGTAACCATACAGCCTGTTGATATACTCGATGTAGATGCTGCAATCATTTTCTCTGATATCCTGGTGGTGCCAGAGGCAATGGGCTGCACCTATGAAATGATTGAGAAGCGTGGTCCTATTTTTCCTAATACGGTTCGGAACGAACAGGACTTGAGAAAGCTTCGTGTAGCGGACCCGCACGAACACCTGCACTACGTACTGGATGCCATTAAAATTACCAAGAAAGCACTTAACAGCCGTGTGCCTCTGATCGGTTTTGCAGGTGCACCTTGGACTATCCTGGCTTACATGGTAGAGGGAAGTGGCTCTAAAACTTTCTCTCATGCCCGTGGTATGTTGTATACTAACCCTAAGCTAGCGCACCAGTTACTGCGCATGATCACGGACACAACCATCTCTTACCTGCAAGCGCAGGTAGAAGCTGGTGCCAACCTTATCCAGGTGTTTGACTCATGGGCAGGTATACTTTCACCAGCACACTACCGCGAGTTTGCCTTACCATACATCTCGGAGATTTGTAACGCCATCCGCAATGTGCCGGTAACGGTGTTTGCAAAGGGTGCTTTCTTTGCTCTGGAAGACTTCAGCAAGCTGAACTGCGAAACTATTGGCCTCGACTGGAACATGGAGATCGACAAAGCGCGTCAACAAGTTGGTCCTAACAAGACTTTGCAAGGTAACATGGACCCATGCCTTCTGTACAGCTCCTTCGACTCGATACAGCATGAGACGATTAAGATGCTGAAAGAATTCGGTCCACACCGGCACATCGCTAACCTCGGCCACGGCGTATACCCTGATACTGACCCGGAAAAGGTAAAATGCTTTGTGCAAACAGTAAAGGAATATGGAACTGTAGTTGGGGAAGCAAAAAGCTAG
- a CDS encoding MarC family protein encodes MELVLATFSAIFTVVNPFGAMPVFITLTQDDSAANRNQQALRACIYMALILSVFFLAGQYVLNFFGIGLSDIRIAGGLMIMRAGFGLLTSKAHRGKKVSKGVLKEGLEKDDISFTPLAMPMLSGPGAIAVSIGLFSPALSYPDISLIVLSITLVAVVTFIILIFSHQLINYLGKAGLSALSRIMGFIVLSIGVNFVSTGILSLLDR; translated from the coding sequence ATGGAATTAGTGTTGGCTACATTTTCGGCAATATTTACAGTTGTGAACCCTTTTGGAGCCATGCCCGTCTTCATCACCCTAACGCAAGACGACTCAGCCGCCAACCGTAACCAGCAGGCGTTAAGGGCCTGTATCTACATGGCGCTTATCCTTTCTGTATTTTTCCTGGCGGGGCAGTACGTGCTCAACTTTTTCGGCATTGGGTTGTCAGATATCCGGATTGCAGGTGGTTTGATGATAATGCGCGCTGGCTTCGGACTACTCACCAGCAAGGCGCACCGTGGCAAAAAAGTTTCTAAAGGAGTACTGAAGGAGGGACTGGAAAAAGACGACATATCCTTTACACCATTGGCTATGCCCATGCTTTCCGGACCCGGTGCTATTGCTGTAAGTATAGGCTTGTTCTCTCCTGCCTTGTCTTACCCCGACATCAGCCTGATTGTACTTTCTATTACTTTGGTGGCGGTGGTAACTTTTATTATTCTGATTTTCTCACACCAGTTGATTAACTACTTAGGCAAAGCTGGCCTGTCAGCCTTGTCGCGCATTATGGGCTTTATTGTACTGTCAATTGGAGTTAACTTCGTGAGCACTGGTATACTCTCGCTGCTAGATAGGTAG
- a CDS encoding DUF1028 domain-containing protein, whose amino-acid sequence MNKYKITLLAMGVSLLAALGSAKAQVYKAEEPLAHTYSIVARDPKTGEMAVGVQSHWFSVGTAVPWVEAGVGVVATQSFTNKSFGLRGLALLKEGKTPEEALAVLLADDEGREVRQVAILDAQGRVAAHTGKQCIRYAGHITGKNFSVQANMMLTDKVWPAMAKAFERSEGQPLAERVLLAMQAAENEGGDIRGKQSAALVVVKGQKDDQPWDDKTIDLRVDDHEQPLKELERLLKVYRAYEHMNAGDLAIEKGQMQKAMEEYGKAEVMFPNNLEMKYWHAIGLANSGQVEEAAKLLREVYKKDANWRELTSRLPEVGLLDVSKQQMEKLMK is encoded by the coding sequence ATGAACAAATATAAAATCACACTTTTAGCGATGGGAGTATCTTTATTGGCCGCACTAGGGTCAGCAAAGGCGCAGGTATACAAAGCAGAGGAACCTCTGGCGCACACTTATTCTATAGTAGCCCGCGACCCAAAAACCGGCGAAATGGCGGTTGGGGTACAAAGCCACTGGTTCTCAGTAGGTACAGCCGTACCTTGGGTGGAGGCAGGCGTGGGCGTTGTAGCAACACAGTCTTTCACGAACAAGTCGTTTGGGTTACGTGGCTTGGCACTCCTGAAAGAAGGAAAAACACCGGAGGAAGCACTAGCCGTTTTACTGGCTGACGATGAAGGACGTGAGGTGAGACAGGTGGCAATTCTGGATGCACAAGGTAGGGTAGCGGCTCATACGGGTAAGCAATGTATCCGCTACGCCGGGCATATAACCGGTAAAAACTTCTCAGTGCAAGCCAATATGATGCTGACAGACAAAGTATGGCCAGCTATGGCAAAAGCCTTTGAGCGAAGCGAGGGGCAGCCACTGGCCGAGCGCGTGCTGTTGGCTATGCAGGCTGCCGAAAACGAAGGTGGTGACATCAGAGGAAAACAGTCGGCGGCGCTGGTGGTGGTAAAAGGCCAGAAAGATGACCAGCCTTGGGATGATAAAACCATTGATTTGCGTGTGGATGACCATGAACAGCCTTTGAAGGAACTGGAGCGCCTGCTGAAAGTATACCGTGCCTACGAACACATGAATGCTGGCGACCTAGCTATAGAAAAAGGGCAAATGCAAAAGGCTATGGAGGAGTATGGCAAAGCAGAAGTTATGTTCCCAAATAACCTGGAGATGAAGTACTGGCATGCCATTGGCCTGGCCAATAGCGGACAAGTGGAGGAAGCAGCTAAACTGCTGCGCGAAGTTTACAAGAAAGATGCTAACTGGCGAGAACTTACAAGCAGATTGCCGGAAGTGGGCTTGCTGGACGTAAGCAAGCAGCAGATGGAAAAGCTGATGAAATAG